The Cytobacillus firmus genome segment CTTTAAAGAACGTGCTCACCTGCTGAAGATAAATCTCTCAGTAGATAGACAGGCATCGATCGCAGAATTCAGGCAAACTAGCCAATTGCTTCATCGTGATCTTTGGAATAGAATTTTATCCTGGAAGGAAGCAGGGCCCAATGATATTCTGATTCGCTGGGGAAATGATCGAATTGTCCTTTTAGCCGGGGTTTCTTCAGCAGAAAAAGATCGCAGCATAAGAGAAAAGATCACACGCTTCCATCGTTTTCTGGAAAACCTGCTCGCTGCCAAAGTTAGTATCGGCACTGGAAAACCATTGCCTCCCTTTAGTCTGTCCGAATCATTTATGCAGGCAGAACGAGCTTTAAAAATTGCAAAAGACCGGGGGACCATCATATTTGATCAGGATTTGACCATAGAAATGATATTTGATGATCTTTCTCCGGAAACGAAGAAGGACTTTATAGAAAGAACCATCGGCACATTTATGTATGAAGAGGATCTGATGGTTACCCTTAAGGAGCTATTCAGGCAAAATCACTCTTTGAAAAATACTGCTGAGACGCTGCATATACATATTAACACTCTTCATTACAGACTCAAGAAAATATCAGAGCTTTCAGGGCTTTACCCATCAAATTTGAATGATTTAATGAAATTATTCATAGCTGTAAAGCTTTTGGAGGAAGGTACAAAAAACAATCAAAACACTCCTTGATATTTGTATAATTATCTATAGCAGGGATTCCCTGCTTTTTTTATACTTAAAGAATAGATATTGCCAGCCTGCTATTAAAGGAGAGGATCTATTTGGTTGACGTACAAATAAAAGAAAAATTTATCGCCATTGTCGGCGCAGAAAATTATGATGACTCTAAAGCTGGGCGCCTCGTTTATTCTTATGATGCTACTCCTAATTTCCAATCGATGCCAGATGCGGTGATCAGTCCCCGAAACGCTCAGGAAATTTCCCAGATCCTCAAAATTTGCAGCAGCAGAGGAATTCCAATCGTCCCCAGAGGATCAGGCACCAATTTATGTGCAGGCACCTGTCCCACAGAAGGCGGAATTGTTCTCCTGTTTAAGCATATGAATAAAATTATTGAAATCGATGAAGAAAACCTGACAGCTACAGTACAGCCGGGTGTTATCACACTTGATATGATTAATCAGGTCGAAGCAAGAGGGCTATTTTATCCCCCTGATCCAAGTTCAATGAAAATAAGCACAATCGGCGGAAACATCAATGAAAATTCAGGCGGACTGCGCGGATTGAAATATGGCGTTACAAGGGACTATGTAATGGGGCTGGAAGCTGTACTTGCGAACGGAGACATTATCAGAACTGGCGGCAAGCTTGCAAAGGACGTGGCCGGTTATGACTTTACCAGGCTGCTGGTTGGATCTGAAGGAACTTTAGGGATTATTACGGAAGCCACATTAAAGTTAATTCCGCTTCCTGAAGCAAAAAAGACCATGCTTGCTCTCTTTCAGGATCTGGAACAAGCTGCGAAATCCGTCTCAAAGATCATCGCTGACAAAATCATTCCGGCCACGCTTGAATTTTTAGATCAGCCAACACTAAAAGCAGTAGAGGATTTCGCACAAATCGGTTTGCCGACTGATGTTAAAGCTGTACTTCTTATCGAACAGGATGGGCCGGTTGACGTTGTGGAAAAGGATATGCAAAAAATGGCTGAAATCTGCCAAAAGCAAGGAGCTGTATCGGTACAGCTTGCAAAATCTGAAGAAGAAGCCGAAGCCTTAAGGACAGCAAGACGTGCGGCCTTATCGGCTCTTGCACGCCTAAAGCCGACCACCATTCTTGAAGACGCTACAGTGCCAAGATCTGAAATTGCCAATATGGTAAGAGCCATAAACGAAATTTCTCAAAAATACGGGCTTTCCATCTGTACCTTTGGCCATGCAGGTGATGGAAACCTTCATCCGACATGCCCTGCAGATGCCCGGGATAAAAACGAAATGGAACGGGTTGAAAAAGCGTTTGAAGAGATTTTTATCAAGGCGATCGAACTTGGAGGAACAATAACAGGGGAACATGGAGTAGGAGTCATGAAAGCTCCTTATCTTGAACTGAAACTGGGCCAGGCAGGGATTGATGCCATGAAGGCTGTAAAGACTGGCTTAGACCCCAATAATATTCTTAATCCCGGCAAAATTTTTGCCAAGGACAACAGAAAACGTGTGGTGGTTACACAATGACAACATTAAAAGAACAGACAATCATTCAGGAAGAGTTTGTGAAGCGAATGGATGAAGATGAGCTCCTGAATTGCATGCGCTGTGGCTTTTGCCTTCCTTCATGCCCTACTTATGTCGAGTCAGGCTTTAAAGAAGCGCACTCCCCAAGGGGAAGGATTGCATTAATGAAAGCTGTTGCTGACGGATTGATTGAACCTGATGAAGATGTTGAGAGATCACTTGATCTTTGCCTGGGCTGCCGGGCATGCGAGCCTGTATGCCCTTCAGGGGTAAAATATGGACACTTGCTGGAAGAAGCGAGGGATATCATTAACCAGAATAAGAAACACTCACTTCCGGTAAGGGCGGTTCGCAATTTGGTCTTTACAGGGCTTTTCCCCCATCAGAACAGAATGAGGGCAGCTGCAGGGCTTTTGGGCTTTTATCAGCGTTCTGGCCTGCAGTCGGCCGCCAGAAAAACAGGGATGCTGAATTGGCTTCCAAAAAACCTCAGTGCAATGGAAAAGGTGCTTCCTCAAGTGCCAAAATTAAAAGAAATGAAAAATAGGCCATCCTATTTCCCGGCAGATAAGCCGGTAAAGAAAGCCGCTTTTTTCACCGGGTGCTTAATGGACACGATGTTCCTTGAAACTAATAATGCAACAATAAAGCTTCTCCAGCTTGCCGGATGTGAAATTCATATTCCTCAAAATCAGGCTTGCTGCGGTGCTCTTCACGGTCATAGCGGTGAAAAGCAGACAGCTAAAGATCTGGCTAAACGGAACATAGAAGCTTTTGAAAAACTGGACGCTGACTATATCATCTCAAATGCAGGAGGATGCGGGGCATTCCTTATTGACTATGGCCACCTGCTTAAAGATGACCGGGAATGGCATGAAAGAGCTGTAAAGTTTTCGGAAAAACTTAAAGACATCAGCCAAATTCTATATGAACTTGAATTTCATAAAAAAGTTCATCTTGAGCTTCCGGGGCAGGTCGTAACCTATCAGGATTCCTGCCATTTGCGCAATGTCATGAAAACCTCCATAGCACCTCGTACCCTTCTGAATTCAATAAGGGGCATTGAATTCAGGGAAATGAAAGATGCAGACAGATGCTGTGGTTCTGCCGGTATTTATAATATTGTTGAATCTGAAATGTCTATGCAAATACTTGATCATAAAATGATTCAGGCCAAGTCAGCAAATGCTGCGGTGATTGCGACCTCTAATCCAGGCTGTCTTCTGCAAATGAAGCTGGGGATCGAACGGGAAGGTTTACAGCATAAGATTAAAGCAGTTCACATCGCAGACATCCTACTGGAGGCTGCCTGTGAAAAATAAACATGTGCTTATGCCGAAATATTACCACTTATGAAAACTCCTTTTTAATTCATACTACAAATACAGAGGGATGGTAACTCTGTAAGACCAATAAAAAGGAGTTGAATACAATGGCAAGAAGCAGCAATAAGCTTTTAGTTCCTGGTATTGAACAATACATGGACCAGGTTAAATATGAAATTGCCCAGGAATTTGGTGTTCAATTAGGCTCTGATACAGTATCCCGGTCTAACGGATCTGTAGGCGGAGAAATTACTAAGCGGCTTGTCCAGCAAGCTCAAGCACAAATGTCCGGCCAGAATAATCAATAACAACTTCATATAAATGGAAAAAGTCCGGAGCATGCTCCGGACTTTGCTTTTATCTTTTTCCTTTTTCCTGGTGTTTCCCTTGTTTATTTCCACTGTGATCATCTCGATGGTCCCTTTCTTTATGCTTCCCCTCAGGACCGTTTCCGCCTTTATTTTTCCAATTATCTTTTTTATCTTTATGATTTTTATCAGGTTTAATCCTTTTTTCATTGGCCCTATGGCCGCCGTTAGGAGGATTTTGATTGTTTGGGGCTTTCACCCTATCTCCCTGGTTTTTCTTATCTTTATTATTATGTCTATCATCATGATTATTCTCATGGTGATTGCCATTTCCATTGCTGTTATCAGCTTTGTTATTTTGCTGTTTAGAATGTTTATGCTGATTTTCTGATCTCTTTATCTGCCCGGGAACAGCCTTCTTTTCTTCCTTATCTTTCTTTACGCGCCAGTCTTTCTGTTTTAATTGGCTTTGAGATTTTTCAGCAGGTTTTTGTGGAGCAGTAGATGCTTTACCTGATTGTTTCTCCTTATTCACTGGCTCAGAAACTTTCTTATCGGCACTGCCAGCCTTAATTTTATTTTCTTTATACAAACCAGGTGACAGCCCTTTATCAATAGCTGCTTCTCTTTCCTCTTCACTTGCTTCCAGTAAAGTTACCTCAAGCTGCTCTTTTTGTGCCGCTTTTTTTATATCTGCTAACTCTTTCTGAATACGCTCATCCGCTTCTTTATTCTGTTCTGTATACACGGCAGCAATGACTACCTCTTTATTTTCCTTAAAATAGCCCTGCTTCTTTATCTGAAGGAGAATTTTGTCAGCCACTTCATGAATGCTGTTCTTTTTCCAGTTCTTGATATTCTGGATAATAAGTTTTCCTTCTTCATTATAAGGAATGAGTTCTACTACCTGATATTCCTGATTGACCCCTAATTCAATACTCGGATTAACGTCTATTGACATATAAGCGTACACTTCGTCGTTTTGCAAAAACGGCAGAAAAGACACGATTGCGAGTATCATCGCAAATGCTGCTGCCATTATTCCTTTTCCTCTGGATAATCTAAAAATAGATAGAGGACGCGACAATTTTCCGTTTTTCAGTTCTATTGGGAAGAAGACAATTTCCTGGCCTATTGCGTATGCCTGATCTTGTTTTCGGGCACGCAGAAATTCTCCTTCCGGGGTTAATAGTGTTAAAAAACGTTCGTTTATTTCCATGATTATACCTGTTTTCACGTTTCCAACACCCCTTTGATATAATCCTTTAAAAAGACATAATCGCCAGTTAATATCAATGATATGGCAATTATATATTTTCTATTTCTCTCTATTGTTTTTCTGCTTAAAGATACATAACCCTCCAGCTGCTTTATCGGCAGCTTTTTTTTGTCAAAAAGAATACTTTTGAGCTCTTCATTATCAACCAGAATTTTGGCTACAGTCATCGCATTTTTTCGTGCATCCGCATGTTTTGGGGATTGTTCAATCAAATCACTGAAGGTAAGGCCGAATTCCTGAAGAATCTGCGTAAACTGGACAATTTCTTCTTTCCTCAGTTCTTCATCTGTTTTTTTCCTGTAGTCTTCAATTGACAACTCATCTTCTATTGCCGAGCTGGCCGTATCATCATCTTCCAGATTAGAGGCTCCATTAAAGCTGAGATTCTGAAATTTGGATTGCTTACGGATATAATCAATAACACGCCTTTTAATCAGCACTTCCGAAAAACTGATGAGTGAACTTCCCTTATCAGGACTGTACTTTTGAATGGCTTCATTAAAAGCTATGAGGCCAATGCTAAATTCATCATCAGATTCATGAATATACCTCTTGCAGACTGATGATACTGTTTTAGCAATAAACGGCTTATATGACTCTATTAGCTCATTATTCAATGCTGCATTTCCCTGCTGTATTAATTTAACCGTTTCTTCGAGCGATTTTTTACGCTTTTTCGGCATAAACAATAAACCCAGCAATAGCCCCACCTCTTTTCAAAACACATTATATCATACGGCGTCCAATCCGTATTTTGG includes the following:
- a CDS encoding CdaR family transcriptional regulator, with product MLLPDLAEKIIAEVRQFLQEDIIVANTCGVIIASTDAGRIGNFHEGALLTIKHKEKLIITRKDQSRLQGVKAGINLPIFFKGETVGVIGITGNPDEISPFAEIIRKLTELFISESYFAEQLDWQARAMEGFMFDWLQTKEWDPAFKERAHLLKINLSVDRQASIAEFRQTSQLLHRDLWNRILSWKEAGPNDILIRWGNDRIVLLAGVSSAEKDRSIREKITRFHRFLENLLAAKVSIGTGKPLPPFSLSESFMQAERALKIAKDRGTIIFDQDLTIEMIFDDLSPETKKDFIERTIGTFMYEEDLMVTLKELFRQNHSLKNTAETLHIHINTLHYRLKKISELSGLYPSNLNDLMKLFIAVKLLEEGTKNNQNTP
- a CDS encoding alpha/beta-type small acid-soluble spore protein, whose product is MARSSNKLLVPGIEQYMDQVKYEIAQEFGVQLGSDTVSRSNGSVGGEITKRLVQQAQAQMSGQNNQ
- the glcD gene encoding glycolate oxidase subunit GlcD, with the protein product MVDVQIKEKFIAIVGAENYDDSKAGRLVYSYDATPNFQSMPDAVISPRNAQEISQILKICSSRGIPIVPRGSGTNLCAGTCPTEGGIVLLFKHMNKIIEIDEENLTATVQPGVITLDMINQVEARGLFYPPDPSSMKISTIGGNINENSGGLRGLKYGVTRDYVMGLEAVLANGDIIRTGGKLAKDVAGYDFTRLLVGSEGTLGIITEATLKLIPLPEAKKTMLALFQDLEQAAKSVSKIIADKIIPATLEFLDQPTLKAVEDFAQIGLPTDVKAVLLIEQDGPVDVVEKDMQKMAEICQKQGAVSVQLAKSEEEAEALRTARRAALSALARLKPTTILEDATVPRSEIANMVRAINEISQKYGLSICTFGHAGDGNLHPTCPADARDKNEMERVEKAFEEIFIKAIELGGTITGEHGVGVMKAPYLELKLGQAGIDAMKAVKTGLDPNNILNPGKIFAKDNRKRVVVTQ
- a CDS encoding anti-sigma factor domain-containing protein; the protein is MKTGIIMEINERFLTLLTPEGEFLRARKQDQAYAIGQEIVFFPIELKNGKLSRPLSIFRLSRGKGIMAAAFAMILAIVSFLPFLQNDEVYAYMSIDVNPSIELGVNQEYQVVELIPYNEEGKLIIQNIKNWKKNSIHEVADKILLQIKKQGYFKENKEVVIAAVYTEQNKEADERIQKELADIKKAAQKEQLEVTLLEASEEEREAAIDKGLSPGLYKENKIKAGSADKKVSEPVNKEKQSGKASTAPQKPAEKSQSQLKQKDWRVKKDKEEKKAVPGQIKRSENQHKHSKQQNNKADNSNGNGNHHENNHDDRHNNKDKKNQGDRVKAPNNQNPPNGGHRANEKRIKPDKNHKDKKDNWKNKGGNGPEGKHKERDHRDDHSGNKQGKHQEKGKR
- the sigI gene encoding RNA polymerase sigma factor SigI, with the translated sequence MPKKRKKSLEETVKLIQQGNAALNNELIESYKPFIAKTVSSVCKRYIHESDDEFSIGLIAFNEAIQKYSPDKGSSLISFSEVLIKRRVIDYIRKQSKFQNLSFNGASNLEDDDTASSAIEDELSIEDYRKKTDEELRKEEIVQFTQILQEFGLTFSDLIEQSPKHADARKNAMTVAKILVDNEELKSILFDKKKLPIKQLEGYVSLSRKTIERNRKYIIAISLILTGDYVFLKDYIKGVLET
- a CDS encoding (Fe-S)-binding protein — translated: MTTLKEQTIIQEEFVKRMDEDELLNCMRCGFCLPSCPTYVESGFKEAHSPRGRIALMKAVADGLIEPDEDVERSLDLCLGCRACEPVCPSGVKYGHLLEEARDIINQNKKHSLPVRAVRNLVFTGLFPHQNRMRAAAGLLGFYQRSGLQSAARKTGMLNWLPKNLSAMEKVLPQVPKLKEMKNRPSYFPADKPVKKAAFFTGCLMDTMFLETNNATIKLLQLAGCEIHIPQNQACCGALHGHSGEKQTAKDLAKRNIEAFEKLDADYIISNAGGCGAFLIDYGHLLKDDREWHERAVKFSEKLKDISQILYELEFHKKVHLELPGQVVTYQDSCHLRNVMKTSIAPRTLLNSIRGIEFREMKDADRCCGSAGIYNIVESEMSMQILDHKMIQAKSANAAVIATSNPGCLLQMKLGIEREGLQHKIKAVHIADILLEAACEK